GCATAGCTGGCACGAGACCGCAAAAGCCCACAGTGTACAGTTTCAGGGATTTCCTTCCAGGGAAAGCAGGCCGATTAGGATTTGTGAGCTCGGGGTCGCAAAAAGCCAGGGGCTTTCTGGAGCAGCACGAGGCCACACAGCAGCGGCCCCAGTCTGAGTGGGAGGCAATGCTGTTGTAAAAGGATGTGAACTCGGCTGGCGGGCTGCATAAGCCAAGGGATGTGGGACGGGACGCGGGGTTTTCTTGCCGTCTCCACGTggtccaccctccccacctctccacaCACCTGCACTCATTCACTGACCCGGAAGCTCACAGAAACCTGTCCTCTTGGGTCTCTCTGGGGGCTTCGTTACTTGGGAGGACTGGTCACATCATTGGTCCTTGGAGATTGatctcaatctccagcccctgtcccctccctggaggtcagCGGGTGGACTGAAAGGGCCAACCCTCTAAACACGTGGTTGGCCcttctggcaaccagcccccatccttgaGTGGGGTCCGAAAGCCACTGTGTCAGAGTAACAAGGCACACCTTCATCACTTTCTACATTTAGGAAATTAGGGCGGCTCTGGGAGCCGTGAGTCAGGAGCCCTGGTCACACaccaaaaaatacagaaataattgcaATATCACACGGGCTAAGGAGATCCTGTGCAGCCTTCAGAGGAGGCAGCAGTGACTAAGGGAAGACCAGGGGAAGGGTACTGTCACCCAGGAAAGAGCTGGCACTGGGGGGGAAATGCCTCACCTGGAAGTCAGCGCTCAACACACCTCGGACAATCCCCAAATTGTGTTGGATTCTCCTTGTTGCGTTCCTTCCTCAGGCCTATTTTTACCCGGGGCCTCAGGGTCCCACTTTCTGCCACCGGAGAGACATCTTGCCATAATGAGAAATGAACTCAGTCAGAAGGTCAGCCACGGgctgggatgggtgggaagagcagGACCCTATGAGAATTTAGACCAGGGTCTGGTCTCCGCCCTGTCACGCAGCCATGTGATCCTGGGCAAACAACCAGGCCCTGTGAGCCCGGGTTCCCCAAGTGTGAAGTAGTGGTTTACACAAGCTCTGGCCTGCAGGACGGCAGGGTTGTTCTGACACAGGTAAAGCATCTTGCACAGTGCCGGGCATGTGATGGAACTTGGGTGAAAGCAGGATGTCCTTTGCATGCCAGCCCCTCCCACTCTGCTCTGGGATTTTGTTTCTATGTTATGCAGGTCAGACTAGAGAGTTTGCACCTTAATGGCACAGGAAATAACTCATCAGCCAAAAAGCATGTTTCATCAATAAAATGCGACAAGCATTTCCAATTAGGGGGCATGCAGTCAAATTCAGGCGTCTTCCCCAATGCATACAGCCTCTCACACCTATGGCTCACCACCTGCCAGTCTGGCTTTGCCCCCACCCAGCCTCACTGCACTGGATCTCACAGGAGGAATGGCAGCGACCAAAGCCGCAGATGGCCCAGCTCGGGGCATGGGGACTGCACGCCCTCCCCTGCAGCCACGCCTGCTCACCCCTTCCTTTACTAAAGGTTCCTCCCACCTTCCTCACAGGACACCAGCTCCTAGACAATTGCTCTATGGCGATTGGGGAGCATCCTTACCCCACTGCTAAGACAGGGCCTGCAAGtgagcagaggcccagggagTGCCTGGGAATCATGAGCCAGGGAGCAGGGGTCTTAACTGCCAGCCTTACGTGTCTCCCAGGTTCTTGAACACAGCAAGCACATTCAGGTGCCTGCAGGTGCCTGCATGTACTTTCATTCTGTGAAATGACAGGCATGAAGGAATCAGGAGCAAGAATTAACCAACTGtacttttatttctccatttcagGACACCGTCCACTTTACTGCTAATTTCCATCACTTTTGGGAGGGAGTGGCGAGGCCGATGCCATGTGACCTAGCTCCGGTCACAAACTCAGATGGAAGGTGTCCCCATGTGTCTACAAAACAGCAACGCACTGAACTGGTAAGCTACAAACATACATGGGATAGATGTCATTCAGAAACAGACAATGAAGCTAAGGTCCCTTTCTCTGAAAAGGAACAACAGGGGGAAACACACCAGAGGTAACAGAGACCCACTTCCATGGGGTCGGGGAGAACAGGAGCCCAGAGGCTCTAGCCCACGTGGCACAGAACCTGCGCTCCTTAGAGCACTGGCTGCTCTCTCTCCTAGGCCAGAGGGAGAAGGGGCCTGACTGCATGCCCAGCAGAAGCGCCTGCCTGACGGGGGCTTGGCCCGGGCCTGGCCCCCCTCTGCTCAGGGACCCTGTTCCTCATCGGTCCTAGCCTCCTCAGATGGGCACAGGAAAGGGCCTATAGGTGTGCTAAGAAGCCTGAACAAAAACAGCAGGACCTGCACCTTTCTGGCCTCTGCCTGGGCCCTGAGACCCCAGAGCAGGTGGAAGCGAGCGGGATTGCTGTCGGGAACCTGCCGGTACTCCAGGTACTGTTCCTGCACCCAGACCCTGGTGATGAGCTCCCTGGGGTCCCCAAAGACGAAGTGCTCCCTCCCGGAGTACACCCCCCTGGCACTAAGCATTTCCCACACTTCCTCCTCAGGGATCCGGCCTCCCCACAGGACAATCACGCCCAGGAGCAGCGCCAGGAGGCCGGTCTTGGGGAGGCGCTGCTCTTCGGTCACCCCATCCCAGGTGAGGCCCAGGGTGGGGACCAGGACATAGGAGTGCCTGCTGGGATCTACTTCCTTTACGTCAATGCCGAAGGTCAGCTGCAAGGACCAGGAGGCACAGCTGAGGATGTCAGGGAAGTGGTCCTGGTGATCCTGGATGACCCGCTCCAGCATCTCTGCCTTTGTGGTCAGCTCCTTGGCGCGGTACTTAAGGAGCAGGAAGGCCACCAGTTGGACCTTCTTCTCGCGCAGCGTATCTTGGAGAGAGGCCCTGGAATCCCCTGCGGCCTCGTCCCCATGGCTACTGGAGCTATGGACGTGGGGCTCACTTCCCAGGAAGGCTGGCCtggcctggggagagggctgaGCCCCCTCCAGGCCCTGGGCTTCACTCGCCTCCTGCTGGGCCTCCTCCAATGGGCACTGCACACTCCTGGCGCCCAGAGGCATGCTGACGCTGCTCAGGGGAATGGCAACCTGCAGGGGTGACGGGGGGAAGTGGGCACCGGGGACCCTGGGGCTCTGCTTTGGGGGTGGgctcctgcctcccaggggtCTCCCCTGCTGGGCGGGCAGTCTGTCCATGCAGAACCCGAAGGATGAAACGATGGGGCCCTGGTGGTGTGCCAGCCGAGCCCGAGGATCAGGTACTGGAGGCTGAGGGGACGCGTCCCGTATGCGAGAGCCCTGGGGACACATACAGGTCGGATGCCCCACCTTGTCTCCTGGCTCAGCCTGGTCCTCCATGGCTCTGCGACCTCAGGACAGGTGCCTCAGGACTTCAGCTGCCGATTCCTGGAGTCCCTGCCAGAGGACACGAGCAGGCATTTCAGGTGAGTTCcgccagcccagccctgggcgCCCCGTGCTGACAGGAGGGGTGGGCCTGCTTCTGTGAGGTCTCTGCCTGGCCAGGGAGGGTTGCCCCTCCAGGCTCGCTCAGGGTCTGCACCTCCCACGGATGCTGGCCTGAGACAAAGCTCTTGGAACAGGGCACACATGCACAGAAAGGATCAGAAGGAAGTGTGGGGACCACACGTACCCAGGCCGGGCCCAGGCTGGCAGTGCTTTGGGCATGGAGACCCTTGTCAGGGCCTGGGGTGCTGTCTCAGCTGGACTGAGTCCAGGCGAAAGTTATACGCCCTCCCATCCCTGAGAGCACCAACGGGACATGAGGAGGGGCTCAGCCTGACAGGCCCTGCCGGGAATTCCCAGGCCTCACAGCAGGGCCGGCCCTCTCTAGGTTCTGGGCATCGGGGTACACTCCCTGCTCCCTCAGGGTCCTCACAGTGATATTGGCAGGACCCCGGACTCCTACCTCTGTGGCGCCCCCGCCCCTCTTCAGACCTCCTGACCCGGGGCACTCAGACCAAGGTCCTCACCTTCCTGAGAACTCAGAGACATGTGTCATGAGGCCCCACATGCACACTCCGTGAACCCCAGCAGGATCCCAAAGGCTGCCATTAGGGCCGGCCCCTGTCCTGGTGGGGGGGCTGTCGGCCTCCCGTAGGTCATCCCTTCACCCGTGCCGGGGCCTGCGcttcctcccagcccccaccgGGCATAGTGGGCATCTGCTTAGACTCAGACCTCACGACCCGGGGGACTCTCCCCCTTCCCGCCCATGCGACGAAGGAGCGTGTGACTTAGGCCTTCCGCTCACTATTCATTCCAGGgctgaggaaagaggacagctggACTCTCCGGAGTCCTTTCCTTTCTGAGTTGGGGATGGGGGTATGGCCGGTCCTCAGGGATGTCCTCACACTGACACGCGGCACAGCCTGGGACTCCTCCCTCTGCTGACATGACGGATCCCAGACCACCAGGGTACTCACCGTCCCCGCCCATGCGGCGGAAGGGGGAGCCTGCCTCAGACAGCCAGCCCTGCCCGGTCTCTGCACAGTCCCTCCTCCTTTCCGGGGAGCCAACCTTCATGCCCTCCCTCCTGCCGAGGCTACTCTTCCTGAGTCCCGGCAGATGCCGGGACTCCTCTCTGGCGGGACCTGGCTCAGCTCCCTCTGCCCCCTCACGTCGCCCCTCAGAACAGGGCCCACCTccctcagaggcagagacagaggtgccaGCGCACCCCTTTAGGCCACCCCTGTCCCGGGTCTTCAGGGATCATGCCGGCAGGGCCGATTTCACGGTCCAACCCCTCTGGCTGGAGTGGGAGTCCCCTCAGCGTCTTCAAGGGTTTCCTATTCACCCCTGGCAGGGC
This DNA window, taken from Manis pentadactyla isolate mManPen7 chromosome X, mManPen7.hap1, whole genome shotgun sequence, encodes the following:
- the LOC130681825 gene encoding melanoma-associated antigen 10-like, which codes for QDTLREKKVQLVAFLLLKYRAKELTTKAEMLERVIQDHQDHFPDILSCASWSLQLTFGIDVKEVDPSRHSYVLVPTLGLTWDGVTEEQRLPKTGLLALLLGVIVLWGGRIPEEEVWEMLSARGVYSGREHFVFGDPRELITRVWVQEQYLEYRQVPDSNPARFHLLWGLRAQAEARKVQVLLFLFRLLSTPIGPFLCPSEEARTDEEQGP